The genomic region GACCAGGGCGAGCATGGTGGCGACCATGGCCTCGGTGGCGCCGCAGGTCACGCAGATCTCGGTCTCCGGGTCGACCTGCCAGCCCGGGTAGGCCCACCCGGTCTTGGTGGCGATGGCCTCGCGCAGCGCGGACTCGCCGAAGGTGATCGGGTACTGGTTCAGGTCGGCGTCCACCGCGTCCTTGACCGCCTGCTTCAGCTCCGGCGGGCAGGCGAAGTCGGGCAGGCCCTGGGACAGGTTCACCGCGTCGTGCGCGGTGGCCAACCGGGTCATCTCCCGGATCACCGACTCGGTGAACGAGGCGACCTTGCTGCTGACCCGAGTGATCACCGGTGCTTCTCCTTGTCGATTCGGCGGCGCGCCGCGATGAGACTGATCAGTTCGTAGGCGGTGTGCGCGGCGGCGATCGCGGTCAGCTCGGCGTGGTCGTAGGCCGGGCTGACCTCCACCACGTCCGCGCCGACGATCCGGCAGCCCGCCAGGCCGCGCAGGATGCCGAGCAGCTCCCGGCTGGTCAGGCCGCCCGCCTCGGGGGTGCCGGTGCCGGGGGCGTGCGCGGGGTCGAGCACGTCGATGTCCACCGAGATGTAGAGCGGGGCGTCGTCGATCCGCGTGGCGATCCGGGCGGCGATCTCGCGGGCGCTGGTTTCCGCCAGGTCCATCGAGGTGATCGCCAGGAAGCCGAGCGCCTCGTCCGTGGCCAGGTCGCCGGGGCCGTAGAGCGGGCCGCGGATGCCGACGTGGGTGAGCCGGGAGGTGTCGAGCAGGCCCTCCTCGGCGGCGCGGCGGAACACCGTGCCGTGGGTGTGCGCGGCGCCGAAGTAGGTGTCCCAGGTGTCCAGGTGCGCGTCGAAGTGCAGCAGCGCCACCGGTCCGTGCCTGCCGGCGACCGCGCGCAGCATGGGCAGCGCGATGGTGTGGTCGCCGCCGAGGGCGACCGGGATGGCGCCGGTGGCCACCAGGGCGGTGGTGGCCTCGGTCATCTGGGCCAGGGCCTCGGGGATGTCGAAGGGGTTGGCCGCGACGTCACCGCAGTCGGCGACCTGGACCGTGGCGAACGGGGAGATGGCCAGGCCGGGGTGGTAGGGGCGGAGCAGGCGGCTGCCCTCGCGGATCGCGGCCGGGCCGAAGCGGGCGCCGGGTCGGTAGGAGGCGCCGGCGTCGAAGGGGAAGCCGAGGACGGCGATGTCGCAGCGGTCGACCTCGTCGCGGCGGGGCAGGCGGGCGAAGGTGGGCCAGCCGGCGAAACGGGGGACCCGGGACGCGTCGATCGGTCCCCGGATGCCGAGCTGGTCTGGGTTGCTGAGTTGCCCGGGAGCAGGGGGAGGGGTGGGCGCGGTCATCGGGCCGCCGTCGGTTCGGCGGGGTTGCTCTCGCCCGCGAGGCGGCGTTCCCAGGTGGCCAGCCGGGCCGGGTCCTCGGGGCGGGTGAGCAGGCTGACCGTCACGTAGCTGACCAGGCCGACGAGCAGACCCAGGTAGATCGGTTCCTGGGCGGACAGGCCGAAGTAGGCCATGCAGGCGATCACGGTGCCACCGCCGAGGGTCATCGCGGTCAGGGCGCCGGCGCGGGTGGCTCGGCGCCAGAGCAGGCCGCCGAGGATCGGTACCAGGAGGCCGCCCACCAGGAGGTTGTAGGCGACGTCCAGGGCGGTGACCACGTCGGAGACCAGGCAGGCGATGGCCACTCCGAGCACGCCGAGGATCAGTGTGAACAGACGCGTGGTGCGCAGGTCGTCGCCCGCGCCGGGATTGCGGCGCAGGCGGGGCCACAGGTCGTTGCCGGCGACCGTGGCGCAGGCGATGAGGGCGCCGCTGGCGGTGGACATGACCGCGGCCAGCGCGGCCGCCAGCACCAGGCCCTTGAGACCGACCGGCAGGGCCTCGGTGACGATGGTGGCGAACGCCCGGTCGCGGGCCTCCAGCGCCGGGTACAGCGCCTTGGTCGCGGTGCCGATGAGAGCGCCGGCGAAGGCGTAGACCAGGCAGTAGACGCCGGAGAACGCGCCGCCGATCCGGGCCACCCTGTCATCCCGCGCGGTGAACACCCGCTGCCAGATGTCCTGGCCGATGAGCAGGCCGAAGAAGTACAGCAGCACGTACTTGAAGATGTTCTCGCCGCCGATGGCCCACAGCGAGAAGAACTGCGGCTCCAGCTTCGCCGCCATCGCGCTGAACCCGCCCGCCTTGATGATCGCCGCGGGCAGCAGCACCAGCAGGATGCCGACGCTCTTCACCACGAACTGCACGATGTCGGTCGCGGTGATCGACCACATGCCGCCGAGCACCGAGTACAGCACCACGATGCCGCCGCCGAGCAGCACCGACGGGATGTGCGACATCCCGAACAGCACGCCGAAAATGGTGGCGCAGGCGATGGTGGAGGTGGCCATCAGCATCAGCGAGTAGGCCCACATGACCACGCCGGAGACCGGCGCCGCCTTGCCGCCGTAGCGCAGGTCGAGCATCTCGCTGACCGTGTAGACCTTGAGCCGGGTGATCCGCGCGGCGAACACCAGGCTCAGGCCGAGCACGCCGAGCCCGATGGTCAGCACCATCCACGCCCCGGACAGCCCGTACTGGTAGCCCAGCCCGATCCCGCCGACGGTGGACGCGCCGCCGAGCACCACCGCGGACATGGTGCCGGAGTACATGACGTAGCCCAGGCGCCTACCCGCGACCAGGAACTCGCTCTTGTCCCTGGCCCGCCGGGCCGCCCACCAGCCGATGACCACCATGGCCACCAGGTAGGTGATCATCACCGCCGAGTCGATCGTCACCGGTCCTCCTTCGCCGCGAGTGGAACCGAGTTGGTAGGACCGTAGGGACCCGCCGGACCGCTGCGAAGTGGATGATTCGCACAACTGACAACACTGTCCAGGACGATTCGTCCACCGGTGAAGGAGTGCGGCATGGCCACGGTGACCATCGGGCTGCACGACGTGCTCGCCCGCGCCGACCTCGGGCTGACCCAGCTGAGCGGGCCCGCGGAGGACCGCACGATCCGGTGGGTGCACATCTGCGAGCTGCGTGACCCGGGGCACTACCTCACCGGCGGCGAGCTGCTGCTGACCGCGGGCGTGGACTTCCCGGACACCAGGGCCGAGACGCACCGCTACGTCCGGCGGCTGGTCGCGGCCGGGGCGGCGGCGCTGGGCTTCGGGGTGACCCCGGTCCACGACGAGGTGCCGCCGGAGCTGGTCACCGCCTGCCGCCGGCACGGGCTGCCGCTGCTGCTGGTGCCGCAGCGGACCTCGTTCCTGGTGATCAGCCAGGTGGTCTCGCTGATGCTGGCCGCGCAGGAACGGGCCGGTCAGCACCGGATCTCGGTCGCGCAGGCCGCGCTGACCAGGGCGGCGGCCCGGCCGGACGGGGTGTCGGCGGTGGTCCGGCAGCTGGCCGCGGCACTGGGCGGGTGGGCGGTGCTGGCGGACGGGCGGCGCCGGTTGAGCAGCGGGGGAGCGGTGCCCGCGCGGGCGGAGGAGGTGGAGGAGCTGGTGGCGCGGCTGCTCACGCCGGGCGGGCCGTCCTCGGCGACCGCGCACCGGGCCGGCGGACAGGTGGTGGCGCAGGCGCTGGGGCGGACCGGGCGGGTGCTGCTCGCGGGCCGGGAACCGGGGTTCGGCACCGCGGACCGGGCGATCCTGGAGGTCGGCGTGGCGCTGCTGACCGTGCTCAGCGGCGCGGACCGGCTGCCCGCGCCGGTGGGGGAGCCGGTGGCGGCGCTGCTCGCGCTGGTGCTCGACGGCGCGGCCGCCGAGGTGGAGACGCACGTGGCCGCCGCGGCCGGGGTGTCGCCCGGCGGGCAGTGGCAGGTGGTGCGGGCGCGGCGGGCCGGGACCACCGGGGAGGTCGACCGGGCCGAGGTCGCCGCCCGGCTGGGCACCCCGCTGGTCGGGTTCGCCGAGGACGGCGGGGTGCGCGCGCTGGTCCCGGCGGCCGGGCGGAGCGCGCTGGCCGAGGACCCGCGCTGGCTGGTCGCGGCCAGCGCGCCGGTGGGCTGGGCCGAGGTGCCCGGCGCGGCCCGCCGGATGACCCGGCTGCTGCGGCACGCGGTGGCGCAGGGCCGTTCGCTGACCGAGTCGCCGCGCGGCGGACTGGACGGGCTGGTGCCCGCGGCGGACGCGGCGGAGTTCGCGCGCGCCCGGCTCGCGCCGCTGGCCGGGCACCCGGCTCCACTGGCCGAGACGCTGCGGGCCTGGCTGGCCGCCGGTGGCAACTGGGAGACCGCGGCCCAGGTGCTCGGCGTGCACCGCAACACCGTGCGGCACCGCGTGGCGACCGCTGCCCGGCTGCTGGACTGCGATCCGCAGGACGCGGACACCCGCGCCGAACTGTGGCTCGCCCTGCGTTGGCTGCCCGAACCGCAGCCCGGCCAAACGTGATGTTTCGCCTAATCACGGCCGGTTCTACAGATAGCGAACCCACTAGTTTCCGAGAGGAGACCGTACCAACCGAGGTCATCCGAAGGAGCCCGAGTGGTAGCCCGTGAGACCGAGTCGAGCGGACATCTCCTGGCCGGAAAAGCCAGTTTCGACCACATCTACGAACAGCACGACCCGCGCGCCTACTTCGGCACGCTGCGCCCCCTGGAGTACCAGATCCCGCACCACGCCCAGCAGGTCTTCCGCAGGCTGCTGGAGTTCTGCCCCAAGCCGGCCACCGGCGCCACGGTGACCGATCTCTGCTGCTCCTACGGCGTCAACACCGCCCTGCTGCGGCACGACCTGGTGCTCAACGACCTGTACGTGCGCTACGCCGAGGTGGACTCCTCCTCGGCGCAGGACCTCGCCGCCCGGGACCACACCTTCTTCCGCAGCCGCCGACGCCCGAAGGCCCCGCGCACGGTGGGCATCGACCGCTCGGCCCGCGCGGTCGCCTACGCGCAGCGGGCCGGGATGCTGGACGCGGGCTTCGGTGAGGACCTGGAGCACGCCGAGCCCAGCGCGGGACTGCGTGAAGCCGTGGCGGAGACGAACATGGTCACGGTCACCGGCGGGGTCGGCTACATCACCCACCTGACCTTCCGGCGGCTGCTCGACTGCGTGCGCCGCCCGCCGTGGGTGGCCGCGTTCGTGCTGCGCGGGGTGTCCTACCGGGCCATCGCCGAGGCGCTCGGCAAGCACGGACTGGTCACCGAGAAGCTCTCCGGCCGGACCTTCCGGCAGCGCCGCTTCGCCTCCGCCGAGGAGGCCAGGACCACCGTGCACGCCCTGACCTCCGCGGGAATCCCGGTGCGGGACAAGGAGTCCACCGGCTACTTCCACACCGACCTCTACCTGTCCCGGCCGGCCGGTGAGGTGGCCGAGCGGCCAGTGGAGCGGCTGCTGGCCGACTGAGGCGGCCTCAGCGGAACGCCGCGGGATCCGCGCCCGGCCGGTGCGGCGGGTTGGCCCAGTACGGCGCCTGACCCGCGATCGTGCCCGCCGGGCGCGCGTGCCGGACCCGGCCGAACGGGGTGTCCGTCTCGGTCAGCAGGTCCTCGACCCTCGGCTCCGGCAGCGCGAGCCCGTCGTGGCGGCCGAGCCCGTCCAGCCAGGCCGCGGTGCGGGCCAGCGACACCTCGGCGTGCCAGGACCCGCCGTGCTGGGACCGGCGGCGCAGTCCCTCCACCGCGGCCAGCGCGGCCAGGTGACCGGTGGCGTGGTCCAGGATCTGGGCGGGCAGCGGCACTGGGCGGTCGGCCTCGGCCGCGGTGGCCGTCTCGTGTGCGATGCCGGTGGCCACCTGCACCAGGCTGTCGAAGCCGCGCCGCCCCGACCACGGGCCCGCCTGGCCGTAGGCGCTGACCGACACCGTGACCAGGCCGGGGTTGAGCGCGGCGCAGTCGTCCGGGCCGAGGCCGAGCTGGGCCAGCGCGCCCGGCCGGAACGCCTGGATGAGCACGTCGGCCTGGCGGACCAGCTCGCGCAGGGTGTCCCTGGCCGCCGGATCGCGCAGGTCCAGGTGGCAGAAGTGCTTGCCGAAGCCGGTGTCCACCACCAGCGGTTCCACCAGCGCCAGGTGGTCAGCGCCCACCCGGAGCACGTCCGCGCCGTGCCCGGCCAGCGTCCGGCCGGCCACCGGTCCGGCGATCACCCTGGTCAGGTCGAGCACCCGCACCCCGGCCAGCGGCCGTTCCGCCTGGCCCAGCGGGCGGCGCGGGGTGTCGTAACGGCAGGTCAGCTCGATCAGCGGCAGCCTGGCCAGCGCGCGGGCCTGCGGTGTGCCCAGCCAGTCGCCGCGGGTGCGCTGGGCGGCGGCCGCGCCACCGGCGGCCAGCACCGCCTCCTCCACCGCCAGCGCCGAGGCGGTGCGCAGCGCGGCGGCCACCTCGGACTCCGGCACCGCCAGCGCGGTCAGCACCGCCCGGTGGTGCGCGGGGTAGTTGCCGTGCAGCCGCACCCAGCCGTCCGCGGTCGGGTAGTCCCCGGACAGCGGCCCCCAGACCGGCGGCACGACGCCGTCGATCCGGAGGTAGCGCTCGCTGCGCAGGGCGACCGCGGCGGCCCGGCCGTCCACGGTGACCTCAGGGCCGGGACCCCCACGGGTCCGCCACAGCCTGGCCGCGGCCAGCGAGCCCGCCGCCACCACCGCGGTGGCCGCCTCGGTCACCTTGAAGATCGAAGGAAGGATCTCGTCCGGGCTGGTCACGGTGACCGAGGCCAGATCGGCGGGGTTCCCGCCGAGCACGCCCCACACCTGCTGGAGAGCGTTCATGGATCGACGCTAGCCCTGAAAAAGCCCTGAGATCGGACATCCCCGTGCACATCACAGGCGGCGATAAGGCAGTCTGGTGCGGTGACATCAGCACCCCCACCACGCAGCTCGCTGGCCGTTTTCGTCTCCGCGGTCCTGCGGCAGCCGAGCCTCATCGGCGCGGTCGTGCCCAGCTCCCCGGCGCTCGCGGCCCGGCTCGCCTCGGTCGTGCCCGGCCAGGGTGAGCCGCTGGTGGTGGAGCTGGGCGCGGGCACCGGCGCGGTCAGCGGCGCGATCGAGTCGCGGCTGGGTGGCCGGGGCCGCTACCTGGCGATCGAGCTGGAGGAGGACCTGGCCATGCACGTGCAGGCCGCCCATCCCAAGATCGAGGTCGTCAACGCCAACGCCGCCGACCTGGACAAAGTGCTCGCCGACCGCGGTGTGGGCGAACCCGGCATGGTGGACGCGGTCGTCTCCGGCCTGCCCTGGGTGCTGATCCCGGAGCAGGTGCAGCGGCAGATCATCGGCCACGTCGCCGACGGCATCGGCCAGACCGGGGTGTTCACCACCTTCGCCTACGTGCACGCGCTCGGCATGGTCGGCGCGCGCAAGTTCCGCATCCTGCTGGAGTCGGTCTTCGACGAGGTGCTGCTCACCAGGGTGGTCTGGCGCAACGTGCCGCCGGCCATCACCTACGTGTGCCGGCGTCCCAAGACATGATCGAGCTGCTGCGGGAGCAGCTCAGCGGGCTCCCGCCGCTGCTGGTCTGCCTGGCGGTCGGGCTGCTGCTCGTCGCCGAGGCCGCACTTGTCATCGGCGTGATCCTGCCGGGCGCGAGCGCGCTGCTGGTCTTCGGTTTCCTCACCCAGCTCGGCACGGTGCCGCTGGTCCCGGCCATGATCACCGCCGGGGCGGCCGCGCTGACCGGCTCGCAGCTGGCCTACTGGCGCGGTCGCAGCCTCGGCGGCGAGGGCGACCTGCCGCGCAGCTGGACGGTCCGCCGGATCGGCCCGGCCCGCTGGCAGCGGATCACCGGCCTGGTCGGTGACTTCGGCGAGCGCGCGGTGCTGCTCGGTCAGTGGGTGGTCGGCGCGCGCACCCTGGTGCCCCGCCTGGCCGGCATGGCCGGGCTGCCGTACCACCGCTTCGCCAGGTGGAACCTGCCGGTCGCGCCGGTGTGGGGTGCGCTGTGGGTGCTCGTCGGCTGGGCCGCGGGCCGCTCCTACGAGCTGGTGGCGACCGTGTCCAGCTGGGTCAGCCTCGGCCTGCTCGGGGTGTTGCTGCTGGTCGTGGCGGTGCTGGTGTGGCGGCGGCGTCAGCCCAGCAGCTCCAGCGCCCTGGACCGGCCGTGCTCGGCCACGGCCCGCGCGGTGTCCGGGGAGAACCGGACGAAGCCGGAGATGCTGAAGTCCGCGCTCGGCTCCACCAGCACCAGCTCCACCTGACGTTTGTCCGTGGCCCCGGCCTTGGCCAGCTTGTTCACCGTCTGCGCGTGCCGGAAGTCCTGCTCCACCGCGAAGCGCGCCACGTTGGCGAACAGCAGCCCGAGCGCCTCGTCCAGCGAGTCCGGTGTGTCCGTGGGCTGCCGCCGGGAAGAAGCCGCCACGACCACCGTGTCCGGCTCGTAGGCCAGCGCGGGCGAGAGCGGGGTGTTGGCGACCAGCCCGGCGTCGGTGTACTCCACCCCGTCGATCTCCACCGGCGGGAACAGCACCGGGGCCGCCGCGCTGGCCAGCAGATGGTCCACGGTCAGCTCGACCCGCCGGAACCGGTCGGTGCGCCGGTGCTCCGGCGGCAGCACGTTGGTGAACCGGGTGACGTGCCCGGTGGCGTGCTCCACCGCGGAGACCACCGCGACCACCTCGTCGTCGACCAGCAGCTCATCCCCGGCGAGCACCTTGGCCAGGGTCTTGCGGGCCGGGGCGGTGTCCAGCAGCCAGGTCCAGCCGATCGCGCCCAGCGCGTTGCCCACCAGGTCATCGGCCAGCCGCAGCAGCTGCCAGGGCCGCAGCAGCCGGTGCAGGTCGGCGCGGAAGCGGTAGACGTCCGAGGACCCAGCTCCGCCCACAGCCGCACCAGCGCGTCCGGCGCCATGCCCCCGGCGAGCAGCCCGATGTTCAGCGCGCCCGCCGAGGTCCCGGAGTAGATCCGCGGCGTGCGCCCCAGCTCGGCCAGCCCCTGCGCCACCCCCGCGCCGAAGTAGGCCGCCTGCGCCCCGCCGCCGGAGAGCACCAGCGCCAGCCCGCCGCTCACTCCTCGTCCTCCGGTCCGCGCGGGCCGTAGACCTCCCACAACCGGCCGAGGAACAGCCGCCCGAACCGCTCGATGGTGCTCAGCGGGTCCGGCCCGGTCGCCCGGATCGTGCCCAGCTGCCGCAGGAAGTCCCGCCAGCTGATGTGCAGCACCCCGGCGCCGATCGCCTGGCCGGGGTCCTCGTCCTCGTAGACGTGCCCGGCGTGCAGCCAGGCCTGCAGGGTGGTGGTGTCCGACCACAGGTCGAGGCCGGGGTCGTCGTGCAGGTCCTTGCGCCCGGTCAGGGTCAGCGGGTTGCCCGCCAGGTCGTCGAAGAACAGCCGGTAGTACATGTGCCGGGTGTCCGTCGCCGAACCCGGCACCAGCAGGTGGAACCGGCCGTGCGGCACCGAGACCCGGCCGCCCAGGTCGTCGCAGTGCAGCCAGCCGGTGGCGGTGGCGGTGTGGCTCGGGTCGTCCAGGAACCGGTCGATGTCCTCGATGGAGATGGTGAGGCGGAAGGTGAGCCCCCGCTCGTCCCGCCGCCCCACCAGCTCGCCCTGCCTCGGCTCGCTCTCCCCCAACGCGAACGAGCCGGACATCTCCTCGGTGAAGGACAGCCCGGCGGAGCCGGCCGGCCCCCCTCGACCGGCCGGCTCCTCCTCGGGGACCCGCACCGCTCCCTCCGAACGGTGCGGGTCAATGGGCTCGACCGTGCTTCCGTGCGCTGGCCCCCCTCCCCCGAGGAGCCGGTCACAGAGACGGTCCGCCCAGGCCGCGATGGTCAGCGAGGGGTTCGGGCCCACCGGTCCTGGCATCGCCGCGCCGTCGGCGACGTAGAGCCCCGGGTAGCCGAACACCTCGCCGTGGGGATCACACAGGCCCTCGCCGGGGTGCCGCCCCATCGGCGCCCCGCCGAGCGGATGCACCGAGATGATCCGCTTGGTCAGCCACATCGGGTTGTCGTGGTACTCCCCGCCGAGCACCTCGGAGATGCCGCGCATGGTGGCGCGGACCCCGCCGAAGTACTCCAGGCTGGACTCGGTCGTCCAGTCGATGTCCAGCCAGCCGTCCCGCATCCGGACCACCCCGTCCGGCACGTCCCGGCCCATGCCCAGCAGCGGCACCGAGCTCTCGGTGAACACCCCGTCGTCGAGCAGCCCGGCCAGGTCGTGGGAGAGCGAGGCGCTCGGCGAGCGGTCCACCGCGTTCAGCAGCCGCTTGGCCGCGAAGCCGAAGATCCTGGTCAGCTGGCTCGGCGCGTTGGCTGCCTCGACCAGCCAGGACACGAAGCTCGGGTAGCCCGCGTCCTGGATGTAGTGCCCGCGCCCGACGATCCCCTCGCCCTCCACCGCGTCCGGCACCCGGATCGCGCTGGTGATCACCGGCCCCCGGTTGGCCTCCAGGTCGCGCATCCCGTCCCGGTCCTTGGCCTTGAGCAGGAAGGTCAGCAGGTCGCCGTTGCCGGTGAACCTGGTGCCCAGCGCCTTGCTCAGCCTGGGCAGCCGCGGCCGGTTGCGCAGCAGCAGGTGCAGCGTGCCGAAGGTGCCCGCGGCCAGCACCAGCTTGTCGCACCGGATGGTGGCGGCCGTGGTGCGGCCGTCCTCCTGGTGCCTGCGGTAGCCCACCTCGTAGCCGCCGCCGGCCAGCGGCCGGATCACCCGCACCTCGCTGCGCTCGCGGATGTCGGCCTTGTAGGCGTTCGCCGCGGACAGGTAGGTGTGGTCGAGGCTGTTCTTCGCGCCGTCGTTGCAGCCGATGTTGCACTCGCCGCACAGCCGGCAGGTACGGCGCTGCTCTCCGTGCAGGTTGCCGTACCACTCCTCCTCGATCGGCAGCCCGGTTCCCGGCTCGCCCCCTGGCCGAGCCGCGAACCGGACTGCCAGCGGCGGTCGTTCGAACTCCAGGCCGAGCGCGGTCGCCGCCTCGCGCATGGCCTTCGTCCTCGGCATGTCCGAGAAATCCGGGTGGTCGAGTGGGTACGGAGCGGGCGTGAGCATCCGTTCCACCGCGTCGTAGTGCGGTTCCAGGTCGGCCCGGGTGATCGGCCAGGTCTCGTAGCCGCCGCCGGGCAGCGGCTCCTCGTGCACGAACCAGCGCTCGTCCTTGCGCTTGAGCACGTTGGCGTAGATCAGCGAGCCGCCGCCGACCCCGGCTGAGACCAGCGAGGCGAAGCCGCGGAAGCTCCACACGTCGAACAGCCCGTACTGCTTGCGCGCCGGGTCCCAGAAGCTGCCCCGCATCTCCGCGGGGGAGCGGGCGAAGGAGCCGGGCGGGTACTTGCGGCCCCGCTCCAGCACCACGACGGACTTGCCGGCTTCGGCTAGTCGGTAGGCGCTGACGGAACCGCCGAAGCCGGTTCCGACCACCACCACGTCCACGTGTTCGGTCATCTCAACCGGCCTGCCGCTTGATGAAGTCGAGCAGGTGCGGGAAGACGTCCATGTCGGCGTGCTCGCCGATGAACGGGTCCAGGTGGCCGTAGCCGGGCAGGATGCGGAACTCGTGCCTGCCGGGCGCCATCTTCTCCAGCCTGCGGTAGCAGATCTCGTTGGAGTCGCCGAAGACCTTGTTGGTGTCGCCGGTGGTCAGCAGGATCGGCACGTCCACCATGGCCGCGTTGCCCAGGTAGTCGTTGGGCAGCTCCTCGTGCCGCTCGTCCTTGGGGTCGAACTTCACCGCGCGCCCGGCCAGGTTCATCTTGCGCACGTGCCGGTAGTAGTTCATGCCGGTGCCGCCGCACAGGTCGCCGAGCCTGCGGTGGGTGACCTCCAGCAGGTTCTCGTGCCGGTACATCGCGGGCCAGCCCGCGCCCCACAGGTGGCTGAGCACGTGGCAGGCGGAGACGTCGCACTCGCGGTGCACCATGGAGATGACCTTGGACAGCAGCCAGGCCCTGGTGAACCGGGGTGCGTCGCCCCAGTTCGGGTCGAAGTACTCGAAGCCGGCCACGTACTCCAGCAGGCTCGGCTCCACCGCGATCTTGGCCGCGGCGTAGGCGGGCAGGGTCGGGGTGAGGCCGACGCTGTTGGCGACCACGCTGGTGACGCCGTCGATCACGCCACCGAACAGGCCCATCAGGAAGGAGACCGCGCCGAGGCAGTGCGAGATCACGTGCAGCCTGCGGTCCGGGCCGATCGCCTTGCGGACGGTGCGCACCGCCTCGGCGTTGTCCCAGTGCGCCACGTCGTCGAGGGTGTAGCGGTGCATGCCGTGGTTGTACTTGTGCCGGTTGCTCAGCCGGCTGTCCAGCGACCACACGTCGCCGTAACCGTTGTCCAGCAGGTAGCTGACCAGGTTGCGGTGCTCCGGCATGATGAACATGTCGCTGGACTGGGTCAGCCCGGGAATGAGCAGCACGACGTCCTGGCTCTCGCCGCGGTGGAAGCGCAGCAGGCTGAGGCCGAGGCCGTCTTCGGTGGTGAACGGGTGCGTGGACACGACCGCGTCGCGCACGCCGTCGAGCGTGTACAGCGGGATCTCGCGTTTCATGGGTCCTTCACCTGACCATCGTGTGTGTGTCCACCATGGCCAGCCGACCTGCTCCGTGCCATCGTGGGAATCACTGACAAATCGTCCGGGTCGGTCAGCTGAGCTGCCCCGACCCGGACGAAGCCGTCGGTTCAGCCCCGGTCGTGGGCGTCCAGGGCGGGCCCGAGCACCCGGCCGACGCTAGCCCGCGAGGTCACACCGAGCTTGGTGAACACGTGCGACACGTGGGTCTCCACGGTGCGGATGCCGATGAACAGCTTCTCAGCAATCTGCTGGTTGGTGTGCCCGTCGAGCACAAGTCGCGCGATTTCGAGTTCTCGCGGTGACAATCCGAACGGCCCGCTCTGCTTCGGTCCACCTGGGACGGCCACCCGGACACCCAGGCGGCGGGTGGCCCGCAGCGCCTCGGCCCGCAGGGTCTTGGCCTTGCAGGCGGCGAAGGCCTCGGCCGCGGCCGCCAG from Crossiella sp. CA-258035 harbors:
- a CDS encoding alpha/beta fold hydrolase, whose product is MKREIPLYTLDGVRDAVVSTHPFTTEDGLGLSLLRFHRGESQDVVLLIPGLTQSSDMFIMPEHRNLVSYLLDNGYGDVWSLDSRLSNRHKYNHGMHRYTLDDVAHWDNAEAVRTVRKAIGPDRRLHVISHCLGAVSFLMGLFGGVIDGVTSVVANSVGLTPTLPAYAAAKIAVEPSLLEYVAGFEYFDPNWGDAPRFTRAWLLSKVISMVHRECDVSACHVLSHLWGAGWPAMYRHENLLEVTHRRLGDLCGGTGMNYYRHVRKMNLAGRAVKFDPKDERHEELPNDYLGNAAMVDVPILLTTGDTNKVFGDSNEICYRRLEKMAPGRHEFRILPGYGHLDPFIGEHADMDVFPHLLDFIKRQAG
- a CDS encoding GMC family oxidoreductase, coding for MTEHVDVVVVGTGFGGSVSAYRLAEAGKSVVVLERGRKYPPGSFARSPAEMRGSFWDPARKQYGLFDVWSFRGFASLVSAGVGGGSLIYANVLKRKDERWFVHEEPLPGGGYETWPITRADLEPHYDAVERMLTPAPYPLDHPDFSDMPRTKAMREAATALGLEFERPPLAVRFAARPGGEPGTGLPIEEEWYGNLHGEQRRTCRLCGECNIGCNDGAKNSLDHTYLSAANAYKADIRERSEVRVIRPLAGGGYEVGYRRHQEDGRTTAATIRCDKLVLAAGTFGTLHLLLRNRPRLPRLSKALGTRFTGNGDLLTFLLKAKDRDGMRDLEANRGPVITSAIRVPDAVEGEGIVGRGHYIQDAGYPSFVSWLVEAANAPSQLTRIFGFAAKRLLNAVDRSPSASLSHDLAGLLDDGVFTESSVPLLGMGRDVPDGVVRMRDGWLDIDWTTESSLEYFGGVRATMRGISEVLGGEYHDNPMWLTKRIISVHPLGGAPMGRHPGEGLCDPHGEVFGYPGLYVADGAAMPGPVGPNPSLTIAAWADRLCDRLLGGGGPAHGSTVEPIDPHRSEGAVRVPEEEPAGRGGPAGSAGLSFTEEMSGSFALGESEPRQGELVGRRDERGLTFRLTISIEDIDRFLDDPSHTATATGWLHCDDLGGRVSVPHGRFHLLVPGSATDTRHMYYRLFFDDLAGNPLTLTGRKDLHDDPGLDLWSDTTTLQAWLHAGHVYEDEDPGQAIGAGVLHISWRDFLRQLGTIRATGPDPLSTIERFGRLFLGRLWEVYGPRGPEDEE